The Claveliimonas bilis genome window below encodes:
- the yihA gene encoding ribosome biogenesis GTP-binding protein YihA/YsxC, producing the protein MIIKKVDLETVCGITSTLPQNTRPEIAFAGKSNVGKSSLINALMNRKSFARISATPGKTQTINFYNINDEIYLVDLPGYGYAKVSQKEKENWGKMIEKYLHTSKQLQAVFLLIDIRHEPSANDKMMYDWIVSQGCHPIIIATKMDKLKRSQVSKHIKMVRQGLGLLPETRLIPFSSVTKQGREEIWNLVEREILQSSDEE; encoded by the coding sequence ATGATCATAAAAAAAGTAGATTTGGAAACTGTATGCGGTATTACCAGTACTTTGCCGCAAAATACCAGGCCTGAGATTGCATTTGCCGGCAAGTCTAATGTCGGCAAGTCTTCTTTGATCAATGCACTCATGAACCGGAAGTCTTTTGCCCGTATTTCCGCTACGCCGGGAAAGACTCAGACCATCAATTTTTACAATATCAATGATGAGATATATCTTGTGGATCTGCCGGGATACGGATATGCGAAAGTGTCCCAGAAAGAAAAGGAAAACTGGGGAAAGATGATCGAAAAATATCTTCATACATCCAAACAGCTGCAGGCAGTATTCCTGCTGATCGATATCAGACATGAACCATCAGCAAATGACAAAATGATGTATGACTGGATTGTCAGCCAGGGATGTCATCCCATCATCATTGCCACCAAGATGGACAAGCTGAAGCGAAGTCAGGTAAGCAAGCATATCAAAATGGTAAGGCAGGGACTTGGACTTTTGCCGGAAACCAGGCTGATTCCCTTTTCTTCTGTTACCAAGCAGGGGAGAGAGGAAATATGGAATCTGGTAGAAAGAGAAATTCTGCAAAGTTCTGATGAGGAGTAG
- the ytvI gene encoding sporulation integral membrane protein YtvI — protein sequence MEMNVRERLNDHRPYWKVVVSLAFSLLGTVLFVYIGIKALLYFMPFVIGWFLSFIVSPLVVWLEKRLKIVKRLGSALIIILALAICVGVIYLIFSRLWREITVLIEDFPSMYRDLEAGFRVIGEKTSQFFEILPGGVQEGLQTFVQNLDETAGNLVGGISQPTVEAAGNIAKRIPSILISTIVTIISAYFFIADREGVIIWAKHIFPSPIVKRMTMVMDNLKYAVGGYFKAQFKIMAVVFVILLCGFGIMGMHFSILLALGIAFLDFLPFFGTGTALIPWALYELLTGDYRRVVGLLILYAVTQIVRQLIQPKLVGDSIGLNPLFTLVLLYAGYKMGGLFGMIFAVPLGMIVVNLYQAGAFDYILDDVKILAEGIISLREGD from the coding sequence ATGGAAATGAATGTCAGGGAAAGACTGAATGACCACCGCCCTTACTGGAAAGTAGTAGTAAGCCTTGCCTTCAGCCTTCTGGGAACGGTTTTGTTTGTTTATATTGGTATAAAGGCACTTCTCTATTTTATGCCATTTGTGATCGGATGGTTTCTTTCATTTATTGTAAGTCCTCTGGTTGTATGGCTGGAAAAGCGGTTGAAAATTGTAAAGCGGTTGGGATCAGCCCTTATTATTATTCTGGCGCTGGCAATCTGTGTCGGAGTGATCTATCTCATCTTCAGTCGCCTTTGGAGAGAGATTACAGTTTTAATCGAGGATTTCCCATCCATGTATCGGGATCTGGAAGCGGGATTCAGAGTAATCGGGGAGAAGACATCGCAGTTTTTTGAGATTCTTCCGGGCGGTGTACAGGAAGGGCTGCAGACCTTTGTACAGAATCTTGATGAAACAGCAGGAAATCTGGTTGGAGGGATCAGCCAGCCGACGGTGGAGGCCGCCGGTAATATTGCAAAGAGGATTCCGTCTATTTTGATATCCACTATTGTAACGATTATTTCAGCTTACTTTTTTATTGCAGATCGGGAGGGCGTTATCATCTGGGCAAAGCATATCTTTCCTTCTCCTATTGTAAAGCGCATGACAATGGTTATGGATAATCTGAAATATGCAGTTGGCGGATATTTTAAGGCACAGTTCAAGATTATGGCAGTTGTATTTGTCATTCTTCTTTGCGGTTTCGGTATTATGGGAATGCATTTTTCCATTCTTCTTGCCCTTGGTATAGCATTTCTTGATTTCCTGCCGTTTTTCGGCACCGGTACTGCGCTGATACCCTGGGCATTATATGAACTTTTGACCGGGGATTACAGGAGAGTGGTAGGACTTCTGATTCTGTATGCTGTTACACAGATCGTGCGGCAGCTGATTCAGCCAAAGCTTGTGGGAGACAGCATTGGTTTAAATCCGCTTTTTACCCTTGTACTTCTCTATGCAGGCTACAAAATGGGAGGACTTTTTGGAATGATCTTTGCAGTGCCTTTAGGTATGATCGTGGTGAACCTTTATCAGGCAGGAGCCTTTGATTATATATTGGATGATGTGAAAATTCTGGCAGAGGGCATCATAAGCCTTCGGGAAGGAGACTAG
- the lon gene encoding endopeptidase La has protein sequence MSKEVKSLPMVALRGMTVLPEMVTHFDVSRERSIQAIEEAMQEEGQKVFLTAQKDIEDEEPGMEDLQQIGTIASIRQVIKLPRNLLRVLISGEKRAVINTIEFTDPYMRANVTVIDNVNETPELSTDSEANSANLEAMARGLKEIYMEYVMRLPKYPKDMIKQIQEYTKLCQVVDQIAANVPLEQKDLQELLEEPDLLKRYQMLAFKLVNEMQIMDIKEEIQKKVKERVDQNQREYILREQLKQIREELGEDNTISDAEEFEAAAAKLKASKEVKEKLQKEINRFKSSMNSPAENGVIRTYIETMLEMPWDKAVKDHKDIAYAKKVLEEDHYGLEQVKERVLEFLAVRALTRKGESPILCLVGPPGTGKTSIAKSLARALKKPYVRISLGGVRDEAEIRGHRKTYVGAMPGRIAAGLRSAGVKNPLMLLDEIDKVSNDYKGDTFSALLEVLDGEQNYRFRDHYLEVPIDLSEVLFVTTANTLQTIPRPLLDRMEVIEVSSYTENEKMHIAMEHLIPKQLKKHGLKSEQLHISKGAVWKMARNYTKEAGVRQLERKIGDICRKAAREILENKKDTVRVTESSLHKYLGREKYTYQKANLTDEVGIVRGLAWTSVGGDTLQIEVNVMPGKGEMILTGQLGDVMKESARTGITYIRSIGREYDIAEDFFEKHDLHIHIPEGAVPKDGPSAGITMATAMLSAVTGQKVRADIAMTGEITLRGRVLPIGGLKEKLLAAKSAGMKTVLVPEENKEDVEELSLEITKGLEIIPVSHMEEVLRRAFDIDQKE, from the coding sequence ATGAGTAAAGAAGTAAAGAGCCTGCCTATGGTGGCACTTCGGGGGATGACAGTTCTTCCGGAGATGGTGACACATTTTGATGTGAGTCGGGAACGTTCCATACAGGCTATAGAAGAGGCGATGCAGGAAGAGGGACAGAAAGTCTTTCTGACAGCGCAGAAAGATATTGAGGATGAGGAGCCGGGAATGGAAGATCTTCAGCAGATCGGAACCATTGCTTCCATCCGCCAGGTGATCAAGCTTCCCAGAAATCTTCTGCGTGTGTTGATTTCAGGGGAAAAACGGGCTGTGATCAATACCATTGAGTTCACCGATCCCTATATGAGAGCGAATGTAACAGTGATCGACAATGTCAATGAGACACCGGAGCTGTCGACGGACAGTGAGGCAAACAGTGCGAATCTGGAAGCCATGGCAAGAGGGCTGAAAGAAATTTACATGGAATATGTGATGCGTCTGCCCAAATATCCTAAAGACATGATAAAGCAGATACAGGAATACACAAAACTTTGTCAGGTAGTAGATCAGATTGCGGCAAACGTACCTCTGGAACAGAAGGATCTGCAGGAACTCTTAGAAGAGCCGGATCTTTTAAAACGCTATCAGATGCTGGCGTTCAAGCTGGTAAATGAGATGCAGATCATGGATATCAAGGAAGAGATACAGAAGAAGGTTAAAGAAAGAGTAGATCAGAACCAGAGAGAGTATATTTTAAGAGAGCAGCTGAAACAGATCAGAGAAGAGCTGGGAGAGGACAATACAATCTCAGATGCAGAAGAATTTGAAGCGGCTGCAGCAAAATTAAAGGCATCAAAGGAAGTAAAAGAAAAACTGCAAAAGGAGATCAACCGCTTTAAAAGCTCTATGAACAGCCCGGCAGAAAACGGCGTGATCCGCACTTATATTGAGACCATGCTGGAGATGCCCTGGGATAAAGCGGTGAAGGATCATAAGGATATTGCATATGCGAAGAAGGTGCTGGAAGAGGATCACTACGGACTGGAGCAGGTAAAGGAAAGAGTGCTGGAATTTCTGGCAGTCCGTGCTCTGACAAGAAAGGGAGAAAGTCCGATCCTTTGTCTGGTGGGACCTCCGGGAACTGGAAAGACTTCCATTGCCAAATCTCTGGCGCGTGCTCTTAAGAAGCCCTATGTCCGCATTTCTCTTGGGGGAGTGCGGGATGAAGCGGAAATCAGAGGACACCGGAAAACCTATGTAGGAGCCATGCCGGGAAGAATTGCGGCAGGTCTTCGAAGTGCGGGAGTAAAAAATCCCCTTATGCTTCTGGATGAAATCGACAAAGTGAGCAATGATTATAAAGGAGACACTTTCTCCGCTCTTCTGGAAGTGCTGGACGGAGAACAGAATTATCGTTTCCGGGATCATTATCTGGAAGTGCCTATTGATCTTTCTGAAGTTTTGTTTGTAACTACTGCCAATACGCTGCAGACCATACCCCGGCCCCTTCTTGACCGTATGGAAGTGATCGAGGTTTCAAGCTATACAGAAAATGAGAAGATGCACATTGCCATGGAGCATTTAATCCCAAAACAGTTGAAGAAGCATGGGCTGAAAAGCGAACAGCTCCATATCAGCAAAGGCGCTGTGTGGAAAATGGCAAGAAATTACACGAAGGAAGCAGGAGTAAGACAGCTGGAGCGAAAAATCGGAGATATCTGCAGAAAGGCGGCCAGGGAGATACTGGAAAACAAAAAGGATACAGTCCGTGTAACAGAGAGCAGCCTGCATAAATATCTGGGAAGAGAGAAATATACATACCAGAAGGCAAATCTTACGGATGAAGTAGGAATCGTCCGCGGTCTTGCATGGACCAGCGTAGGAGGCGATACGCTGCAGATTGAAGTTAACGTGATGCCGGGAAAAGGAGAGATGATCCTGACCGGGCAGCTGGGAGATGTAATGAAGGAATCCGCCCGGACAGGCATTACCTATATTCGTTCCATCGGCAGGGAATATGATATTGCGGAGGACTTTTTTGAAAAGCATGATCTGCATATTCATATTCCGGAAGGCGCAGTTCCAAAGGACGGCCCATCCGCCGGGATTACCATGGCGACTGCTATGCTTTCGGCTGTTACAGGGCAGAAGGTACGTGCAGACATTGCCATGACAGGAGAAATTACCCTTCGGGGAAGAGTACTTCCCATTGGAGGTCTGAAAGAGAAGCTTCTGGCGGCGAAGAGTGCAGGAATGAAGACAGTTCTTGTGCCAGAGGAAAATAAGGAGGATGTGGAAGAACTGTCTTTGGAGATTACAAAAGGGCTGGAGATTATACCGGTATCTCATATGGAGGAGGTACTTCGCAGAGCCTTTGACATAGACCAGAAAGAGTAG
- a CDS encoding ribonucleotide-diphosphate reductase subunit beta, whose product MQEFDVTKPLPHKPLFNPNGDTEVLKRRMIAGNTTNLNDYNNLKYPWVSDWYRQAMNNFWIPEEINLSQDLKDYHKLLPQERKAYDKILSFLVFLDSIQTANLPCVGEYITANEVNLCLNIQTFQECVHSQSYSYMLDSICSPDERMDILYQWKTDEHLLARNTFIGNCYNLFQEKKDAATLLKVMMANYVLEGVYFYSGFMFFYNLSRNGKMPGSAQEIRYINRDENTHLWLFRSIILELRKEHPELFTDEMVDELRELLKEGVRQEIAWGHYVIGDDIPGLNRQMVTDYIQYLGNLRWTSLGYEVLYPDQEKEPESMKWVSQYSNANMVKTDFFEARSTAYAKSTALVDDL is encoded by the coding sequence ATGCAGGAATTTGATGTAACAAAACCGCTTCCCCATAAACCGTTGTTTAATCCAAATGGGGATACGGAAGTGTTAAAAAGGCGGATGATCGCCGGAAATACGACAAATCTCAATGATTATAATAATCTGAAATATCCGTGGGTATCAGACTGGTACCGTCAGGCAATGAACAATTTCTGGATTCCCGAGGAGATCAATTTATCTCAGGATCTGAAAGATTATCATAAGCTGCTTCCCCAGGAGAGAAAGGCCTATGATAAGATCCTTTCTTTTCTTGTGTTTCTGGATTCTATCCAGACAGCCAATCTTCCATGTGTAGGAGAGTATATTACGGCAAATGAGGTAAATCTGTGTCTGAATATTCAGACCTTCCAGGAATGCGTTCATTCACAGTCTTATTCCTATATGCTGGACAGTATCTGTTCACCGGATGAGAGGATGGATATTTTGTATCAGTGGAAAACCGATGAGCACCTTCTGGCAAGAAACACGTTTATCGGAAACTGTTATAATCTGTTTCAGGAAAAAAAGGATGCTGCGACGCTGCTTAAGGTTATGATGGCCAATTATGTTCTGGAGGGCGTGTATTTCTACTCCGGATTTATGTTCTTCTACAATCTTTCAAGAAACGGGAAAATGCCGGGATCTGCTCAGGAGATCCGCTACATCAACCGGGATGAGAATACACATCTGTGGCTGTTCCGCAGTATTATTCTGGAGCTTCGCAAGGAACATCCGGAGCTGTTTACAGATGAGATGGTAGATGAGCTGCGGGAGCTTCTGAAGGAAGGCGTGAGACAGGAAATCGCATGGGGACATTATGTTATCGGCGATGACATCCCCGGGCTGAACAGACAGATGGTGACAGATTATATACAGTATCTGGGAAATCTCAGGTGGACTTCTCTGGGATATGAGGTGTTGTATCCTGATCAGGAGAAAGAGCCGGAATCCATGAAATGGGTATCCCAGTATTCCAATGCCAATATGGTAAAGACAGACTTTTTTGAGGCAAGATCAACAGCTTATGCCAAATCAACAGCATTGGTAGATGATCTGTAA
- a CDS encoding heavy metal translocating P-type ATPase, with protein sequence MKKEKYNVTGMTCAACQANVTRCVQKLEGVEEVDVSLLANQMTVRYDETKLDRETILQSVQGIGYGASLTGADAKDRSGGFRSEWESRQSRAEEERRSMKVRLTASVILLIPLMYVAMGAMMGLPVPGILTGMENAMISALTQLILTIPILVLNRKFYKVGLKALVKRAPNMDSLVAIGSGASLVYGLFAMYRMAYGFGHQDMALVHEYAHALYFESSAMILTLVTVGKYLEARSKSKTSDALGKLVDLAPKNAVVLRDGKEMTIPAEQVAAGDTVVIRPGESIPVDGIVTEGYGYVDQAAITGESIPVEKQPGDTVISATINKNGTFRFQASKVGEDTTLSQIIRLVDEAGNSKAPIARMADKVSGIFVPVVIGIAVLTAVVWILAGQTFEFALSNAIAVLVISCPCALGLATPVAIMVGTGKAAEYGILVKSAESLENLHSIDTVILDKTGTITSGHPQVTDIELLDESMEVQEFLAQAAAVEAGSEHPLAQAVVEKAKRDGLDIPEVKNFEATAGRGVRAEVKGQSYIAGNLAFMKEEQTLGEGVDAKEVQNKMEKFASQGKTPLLFAREGRAAGIIAVADTVRDSSREAIRKFREMGLHVVMLTGDNKVTAEAIRQELDIEEAVSDVLPTEKEACVRSYQERGHKVAMVGDGINDAPALTRADIGIAIGAGTDIAIESADVVLMKDSLQDVVTAIELSKSVIRNIHMNLFWAFFYNILGIPVAAGALFPAFGLRLSPMIGSAAMSLSSVCVVTNALRLRLFGPSRSENERESKIQEAAGADMQAADVDMQNKNQDENEKGSMVMKKKLIVEGMMCAHCKMHVEKALAAVEGVKSAQVDLDKKQAEVELSADVADQVLMDAVKEAGYEPVSCTAE encoded by the coding sequence ATGAAGAAAGAAAAATATAATGTTACCGGGATGACCTGCGCAGCTTGCCAGGCAAATGTAACCCGATGTGTACAGAAATTAGAAGGGGTGGAGGAGGTAGATGTCAGCCTCCTTGCCAATCAGATGACAGTTCGTTATGATGAGACGAAACTGGATAGAGAAACGATTCTGCAGTCCGTGCAGGGAATTGGCTACGGCGCCTCCCTGACAGGGGCAGATGCAAAAGACCGGTCCGGAGGATTCCGGAGTGAATGGGAGAGCCGGCAAAGCCGGGCTGAGGAGGAACGACGGAGTATGAAAGTACGTCTGACCGCTTCGGTTATTCTGCTGATTCCGCTGATGTATGTAGCCATGGGAGCGATGATGGGACTTCCGGTACCTGGAATATTGACAGGTATGGAAAATGCGATGATCTCAGCTCTGACACAGCTTATTCTCACGATTCCGATTCTTGTACTGAACCGAAAATTTTACAAAGTAGGGCTGAAAGCACTGGTAAAGCGCGCTCCCAATATGGACTCGCTGGTAGCCATCGGATCGGGAGCCTCTCTGGTTTACGGACTGTTTGCCATGTACCGCATGGCGTATGGATTCGGTCATCAGGACATGGCACTGGTGCACGAGTACGCACATGCCCTTTACTTTGAATCTTCAGCGATGATACTGACCCTTGTGACAGTGGGAAAATATCTGGAAGCCCGCTCGAAATCCAAGACTTCGGATGCTCTTGGAAAGCTGGTGGATCTGGCGCCGAAAAATGCAGTGGTCCTCCGGGACGGCAAAGAGATGACAATTCCGGCAGAGCAGGTAGCGGCAGGTGACACAGTAGTGATACGCCCCGGAGAGAGCATACCGGTAGATGGTATTGTGACAGAGGGGTATGGCTATGTGGATCAGGCGGCGATTACAGGCGAGAGTATACCGGTGGAGAAACAGCCCGGCGATACAGTGATTTCCGCCACCATAAATAAAAACGGAACCTTCCGGTTCCAGGCTTCTAAAGTAGGGGAGGATACTACTCTTTCCCAGATTATCCGTCTGGTGGATGAAGCGGGAAATTCCAAAGCCCCGATTGCAAGAATGGCTGATAAGGTCAGCGGCATTTTTGTTCCTGTGGTGATCGGAATTGCTGTTTTGACAGCTGTGGTATGGATCCTGGCTGGCCAGACCTTTGAATTTGCTCTTTCCAATGCCATAGCAGTTCTGGTGATTTCCTGCCCCTGTGCCCTTGGACTGGCAACGCCCGTGGCGATCATGGTAGGAACCGGAAAAGCGGCGGAGTACGGTATTTTAGTGAAATCAGCAGAAAGTCTGGAAAATCTTCACTCCATTGATACGGTCATTTTGGATAAGACGGGAACGATCACTTCCGGGCATCCCCAGGTGACAGACATTGAACTCTTAGATGAGAGTATGGAAGTACAGGAATTTCTTGCCCAGGCAGCAGCGGTGGAAGCAGGGAGCGAACATCCTCTTGCACAGGCAGTTGTGGAGAAGGCAAAAAGAGATGGGTTGGACATTCCGGAAGTTAAGAATTTTGAAGCAACAGCCGGCCGGGGAGTTCGTGCAGAGGTAAAGGGACAAAGTTATATAGCCGGGAATCTGGCGTTTATGAAGGAAGAACAGACGCTGGGAGAAGGAGTGGACGCCAAAGAAGTGCAAAACAAGATGGAGAAATTTGCATCTCAGGGAAAGACACCTCTTCTTTTCGCAAGAGAAGGACGTGCTGCCGGTATTATTGCCGTGGCAGATACCGTCCGGGATTCCAGCCGTGAGGCAATCCGGAAATTCCGGGAAATGGGCCTTCATGTTGTCATGCTGACCGGAGACAACAAGGTGACTGCTGAAGCGATCCGCCAGGAGCTGGATATTGAAGAAGCTGTGTCTGATGTGCTTCCGACGGAAAAGGAGGCGTGTGTCCGCTCTTATCAGGAGAGAGGGCATAAGGTTGCCATGGTGGGAGACGGAATCAATGATGCGCCGGCTCTGACACGGGCAGACATCGGTATTGCCATTGGGGCAGGTACGGATATTGCCATTGAATCAGCTGATGTGGTATTGATGAAGGATTCTCTTCAGGATGTGGTGACTGCGATTGAACTTAGCAAGTCGGTGATCCGCAATATACACATGAATCTTTTCTGGGCATTTTTCTATAATATTCTGGGGATCCCCGTGGCGGCCGGAGCACTGTTCCCGGCTTTCGGACTTCGCCTAAGTCCGATGATCGGTTCGGCAGCCATGAGCCTAAGCTCTGTGTGCGTTGTTACCAATGCCTTAAGGCTCCGGCTTTTTGGGCCCAGCCGCAGTGAAAATGAAAGAGAAAGCAAGATTCAGGAGGCAGCCGGCGCAGATATGCAGGCCGCTGACGTGGATATGCAGAATAAAAACCAAGATGAAAATGAGAAAGGAAGTATGGTCATGAAAAAGAAACTGATTGTAGAAGGTATGATGTGTGCACACTGTAAAATGCATGTGGAAAAAGCACTTGCAGCAGTAGAAGGCGTAAAAAGCGCCCAGGTCGATCTTGACAAAAAGCAGGCTGAAGTAGAGCTGTCGGCAGATGTGGCTGATCAGGTTCTGATGGACGCGGTGAAAGAAGCCGGCTATGAACCGGTAAGCTGCACGGCAGAGTAA
- a CDS encoding ribonucleoside-diphosphate reductase subunit alpha, whose amino-acid sequence MTIEKIIKRSGQEEVYSPDKIMQAMEKSFLSCEDPAAPGELEELLGLVERKMEQDKIRSVEEIQDKVEEALMERGHFKEARAYILYRQKRTELRKVRNELVSLVGMEQLSEVLAGIQKTYPSDVYPLSALAGKFAGFMKSQMTAEEKLSALVKAATELTSQEAPKWENIAGNLLAFQFNSRLKKEEEDRKLWSLYDKIRYLTAEGLYGAFILENYSREEICEAESYIQPQRDLLFTFSGLELLIKRYVICTHQHVPLESVQEMFLGIALHLAMKEKADRMSWVKRFYDMLSKLEVTMATPTLSNARKPFHQLSSCFIDTVPDSLKGIFRSVDNFAQVSKYGGGMGLYFGKVRAAGGSIRGFEGAAGGVIRWVRIVNDTAVAVDQLGVRAGAAAVYLDAWHRDLPEFLQLRTNNGDERMKAHDVFPAVCYPDLFWRMVRENMDQDWYLMCPHDIFLIKGYCLEDYYGEEWEKRYLDCVNDSRITKRAINLKELVRLIIKSVVETGTPFTFNRDIVNRANPNPHRGIIYCSNLCTEIAQNMAPISTVSTEIKTKEGDTVVVNETKAGDFVVCNLASLSLGNLPVEDDDYMRETVRTVVRALDNVIDLNFYPLPYAKITNQNYRSIGLGVSGYHHMLAKNQIGWQSEAHLAFVDTLFEKINYAAIEASSDYAKEKGSYRYFEGSDWQNGDYFRKRGYDSEKWKALEKKVGEQGMRNAYLLAVAPTSSTSIIAGTTAGIDPVMNKYFLEEKKGAMLPRVAPDLSMDTYWYYTNAHHINQEWSVRACGVRQRHIDQAQSMNFYITNDYTMRQVLNLYLLAWESGVKTVYYVRSKSLEVEECESCSS is encoded by the coding sequence ATGACAATTGAAAAGATTATCAAAAGATCCGGGCAGGAGGAGGTCTACTCCCCGGACAAGATCATGCAGGCAATGGAAAAGAGCTTTCTCTCCTGCGAGGATCCGGCTGCTCCGGGGGAGTTGGAAGAGCTGCTTGGCCTTGTAGAACGTAAAATGGAACAGGATAAGATCCGAAGTGTGGAGGAAATTCAGGACAAGGTAGAAGAAGCTCTGATGGAGAGAGGACATTTTAAAGAAGCCAGAGCTTATATCCTTTACCGTCAGAAACGGACAGAGCTTAGAAAAGTAAGGAATGAACTTGTCAGCCTGGTGGGGATGGAGCAGCTTTCAGAAGTGCTTGCCGGGATTCAGAAAACCTATCCTTCAGATGTTTATCCGCTTTCAGCGCTGGCAGGCAAATTTGCCGGTTTTATGAAAAGTCAGATGACAGCAGAGGAAAAACTCTCTGCTCTTGTGAAGGCAGCAACGGAACTGACAAGCCAGGAGGCGCCAAAGTGGGAAAACATTGCCGGGAATCTTCTTGCTTTTCAGTTTAACAGCCGTTTGAAAAAGGAGGAGGAAGACCGAAAACTTTGGAGCCTTTATGATAAGATCCGCTATCTTACAGCGGAAGGGCTGTATGGAGCGTTCATTCTGGAAAACTATTCGCGGGAGGAAATCTGTGAGGCAGAATCTTATATCCAGCCCCAAAGAGATCTTCTTTTTACATTCTCAGGGCTGGAACTTCTCATTAAGAGGTATGTGATCTGTACACATCAGCATGTACCGCTGGAAAGTGTGCAGGAGATGTTTCTTGGCATTGCCCTTCATCTTGCCATGAAGGAGAAAGCAGACAGGATGTCCTGGGTAAAACGGTTTTATGATATGCTCTCAAAACTGGAAGTGACGATGGCAACGCCGACTCTGTCCAATGCAAGGAAGCCTTTCCATCAGCTCAGTTCCTGTTTTATTGATACTGTGCCTGACAGTTTAAAGGGAATTTTCCGCTCTGTAGATAACTTTGCACAGGTCAGCAAATATGGCGGCGGAATGGGCCTGTATTTCGGGAAGGTTCGTGCGGCCGGAGGGTCGATCCGGGGATTTGAAGGCGCAGCGGGCGGTGTGATACGCTGGGTGAGGATTGTCAATGATACAGCAGTAGCGGTAGACCAGCTGGGAGTGAGAGCCGGGGCTGCCGCGGTCTATCTGGATGCATGGCACAGGGATCTGCCGGAATTTCTTCAGCTGCGTACCAATAACGGAGATGAACGGATGAAAGCCCATGATGTGTTCCCGGCAGTATGTTATCCGGATCTTTTCTGGAGAATGGTACGGGAAAATATGGATCAGGACTGGTATCTGATGTGCCCTCATGATATTTTCCTGATAAAAGGATATTGTCTGGAGGATTACTATGGTGAAGAGTGGGAGAAACGTTATTTGGACTGTGTCAATGATTCCCGCATTACCAAGCGTGCCATCAATCTGAAAGAACTGGTAAGGCTGATCATCAAATCTGTGGTGGAGACAGGCACGCCTTTTACGTTCAACAGAGATATTGTAAACCGGGCAAATCCGAATCCTCACAGAGGAATCATTTACTGCTCCAATCTGTGTACGGAAATTGCCCAGAATATGGCGCCTATTTCTACGGTAAGTACAGAGATTAAAACAAAAGAAGGGGATACGGTTGTTGTAAATGAGACAAAGGCAGGAGATTTTGTTGTCTGCAATCTGGCCTCCCTTTCCCTTGGCAATCTCCCGGTAGAGGATGATGACTATATGAGGGAGACCGTGCGGACAGTGGTGCGGGCTTTGGACAATGTTATCGATCTGAATTTCTATCCGCTTCCGTACGCCAAAATTACAAATCAGAATTACCGTTCCATCGGTCTTGGTGTCAGCGGTTATCATCATATGCTGGCGAAGAATCAGATCGGCTGGCAGAGCGAAGCACACCTTGCTTTTGTGGACACTCTGTTTGAAAAGATTAATTATGCTGCAATAGAGGCAAGTTCCGATTATGCAAAGGAAAAGGGAAGCTACCGCTATTTTGAAGGATCTGACTGGCAAAACGGAGACTATTTCCGGAAGAGAGGATATGACTCGGAAAAATGGAAGGCCCTGGAGAAAAAGGTAGGAGAACAGGGGATGAGGAACGCTTATCTTCTCGCTGTTGCGCCTACCAGCTCTACCTCTATTATTGCAGGAACAACAGCCGGTATTGATCCGGTTATGAACAAGTATTTCCTGGAAGAGAAAAAAGGAGCTATGCTTCCCAGGGTGGCGCCGGATCTTAGTATGGATACTTATTGGTATTACACCAATGCTCATCACATTAACCAGGAGTGGTCTGTGAGAGCCTGCGGCGTGCGTCAGCGGCATATCGATCAGGCACAGTCTATGAATTTTTATATTACCAACGACTATACCATGCGGCAGGTGCTGAACCTGTATCTGCTGGCATGGGAGAGCGGCGTAAAAACGGTATATTATGTGCGTTCCAAATCGCTGGAAGTAGAAGAATGCGAATCCTGCTCCTCTTAA